A region of Lycium barbarum isolate Lr01 chromosome 1, ASM1917538v2, whole genome shotgun sequence DNA encodes the following proteins:
- the LOC132614880 gene encoding uncharacterized protein LOC132614880 has product MPPAATALHISFLLLSIPPNTNLYYSISKDYKGFFGVMQWRWLIDFFNYTMERQKCCIYFKGWFLLYYIYINKIFIAGDAFDGINLALFLRQIYEITRAAMTNWSGY; this is encoded by the exons ATGCCTCCAGCCGCCACAGCCCTCCACATTTCCTTCCTCCTTTTGTCAATTCCACCAAACACAAATCTTTATTACTCCATATCAAAAGATTATAAGGGGTTCTTTGGTGTTATGCAATGGAGATGgctaattgatttttttaattacaCAATGGAAAGGCAAAAATGTTGTATATATTTTAAGGGATGGTTCCTCTTGTATTACATCTACATCAACAAGATCTTCATAGCTG GAGATGCTTTTGATGGAATTAATCTTGCTCTTTTTTTAAG GCAAATTTATGAAATTACTAGAGCAGCAATGACAAACTGGAGCGGATATTGA
- the LOC132614993 gene encoding putrescine N-methyltransferase 1-like, with the protein MEVMSNHNINGSTTNIVLKNGSICNGNVNGNSHSHENENKLVECTNSIKPGWFSEFSALWPGEAFSLKIEKLLFQGKSDYQDVMLFESATYGKVLTLDGAIQHTENGGFPYTEMIVHLPLGSIPCPKKVLIIGGGIGFTLFEVSRYPTIEKIDIVEIDDVVVDVSRKFFPYLAAGFDDPRVTLVMGDGAAFVKAAQPGYYDAIIVDSSDPIGPAKDLFERPFFEAVAKALRPGGVVCTQAESIWLHMHIIKQILANCRQVFKGSVNYAWTTVPTYPTGVIGYMLCSTEGPEVNFKNPVNSIDKDTSHVKSNGPLKFYNSDIHKAAFILPSFARDLIES; encoded by the exons ATGGAGGTCATGAGCAACCACAACATTAATGGGAGCACCACCAATATTGTACTGAAAAATGGCAGCATTTGCAATGGCAATGTCAATGGAAACTCCCACTCCCATGAGAACGAAAATAAGCTTGTAGAGTGCACTAACTCTATCAAGCCTGGTTGGTTTTCTGAGTTTAGTGCACTTTGGCCAG GTGAAGCATTTTCacttaaaattgaaaagttaCTATTTCAAGGGAAGTCTGACTATCAAGACGTCATGCTTTTTGAG TCAGCAACATATGGGAAGGTGCTAACTTTGGATGGGGCAATTCAACACacagaaaatggtggatttccaTACACTGAGATGATTGTTCATCTCCCCCTTGGTTCCATTCCATGCCCAAAGAAG GTTTTAATCATCGGTGGAGGGATTGGTTTCACATTGTTTGAGGTCTCTCGTTACCCAACTATCGAAAAAATAGACATAGTTGAGATCGATGACGTGGTTGTGGAT GTGTCTAGAAAGTTTTTTCCATACCTAGCAGCAGGATTTGATGATCCCAGAGTGACCCTTGTTATGGGAGATG GAGCTGCATTCGTGAAAGCTGCTCAACCTGGATACTATGATGCCATTATTGTGGACTCTTCTGATCCTATTG GTCCAGCAAAAGACTTGTTTGAAAGGCCATTTTTCGAGGCAGTAGCCAAAGCCCTAAGGCCAGGAGGAGTAGTGTGTACACAAGCAGAAAGTATATGGCTTCACATGCATATTATTAAGCAAATACTTGCAAATTGTCGCCAAGTGTTTAAGGGTTCTGTTAATTATGCATGGACTACAGTTCCTACTTACCCTAC TGGTGTAATTGGTTACATGCTTTGCTCTACGGAGGGACCAGAAGTTAATTTCAAGAATCCAGTGAACTCTATTGACAAAGATACCAGCCATGTCAAATCTAACGGACCATTGAAGTTCTACAACTCCGAT ATTCATAAGGCAGCTTTTATTTTGCCATCTTTTGCGAGAGATTTGATTGAGTCTTGA